A single Methylomonas sp. AM2-LC DNA region contains:
- a CDS encoding UPF0175 family protein produces the protein MQIAVNLPNDFVAFQSVAEIEKDMRISYALWLFKNARVTLAKAAELADMDIYDFMSTCKQNDVAVIDISKEELLEELAGMRRV, from the coding sequence ATGCAAATCGCAGTTAATTTACCTAATGACTTTGTTGCCTTCCAATCTGTTGCGGAAATCGAGAAAGATATGCGTATCAGTTATGCACTTTGGTTATTTAAAAATGCACGGGTCACGCTTGCTAAGGCAGCTGAGCTTGCTGATATGGATATTTATGATTTTATGTCCACCTGCAAACAAAATGATGTGGCTGTCATTGATATTAGCAAAGAAGAATTACTTGAAGAATTAGCAGGCATGCGTAGAGTATGA
- the moaB gene encoding molybdenum cofactor biosynthesis protein B, with translation MNQDRSFIALNIAVLTVSDTRTEADDASGQILVAGLTQAGHHLYAKQIVIDDIYQIRAVVSAWIADAAVNVIITTGGTGVTGRDGTPEAVTPLLDKVLDGFGEVFRMLSYQDIKSSTMQSRAVAGVANATYIFCVPGSTSACRTAWDSLIKEQLDYRTRPCNLVQLMPRLLEQ, from the coding sequence ATGAATCAGGACAGGTCGTTTATTGCATTAAATATAGCGGTTTTGACCGTGTCAGACACCCGCACCGAAGCAGATGATGCTTCTGGACAAATATTGGTAGCAGGTTTAACCCAAGCCGGTCATCATCTCTATGCAAAGCAAATAGTCATTGATGATATTTATCAAATAAGAGCGGTTGTCAGTGCATGGATTGCGGATGCCGCTGTCAATGTCATTATAACTACCGGCGGAACTGGTGTTACCGGCAGAGATGGTACCCCAGAGGCTGTTACGCCATTACTGGATAAGGTACTGGATGGATTTGGTGAGGTATTTCGTATGCTGTCGTATCAAGATATTAAAAGCTCTACCATGCAATCTCGGGCTGTGGCAGGGGTAGCGAATGCCACTTATATCTTTTGTGTGCCGGGTTCTACAAGTGCCTGTCGCACTGCTTGGGATAGTTTGATTAAAGAACAATTGGATTATCGCACCCGACCATGTAACTTGGTGCAATTAATGCCACGTTTACTGGAGCAATAA
- the hisA gene encoding 1-(5-phosphoribosyl)-5-[(5-phosphoribosylamino)methylideneamino]imidazole-4-carboxamide isomerase produces MLLIPAIDLKEGKCVRLRQGRMEDDTVFSDDPVAVAGRWVDAGAKRLHLVDLDGAFAGKPKNADVINAIVKAYPHIPVQIGGGIRDEETIEAYLEAGVEYVIIGTKAVSEPHFVRDVAIEFPGHIIIGLDARDGKVAIDGWSKLSRHDVIDLAKKFEANGVSAIIYTDISRDGMMQGVNVEATAKLAQAVKIPIIASGGITNMDDIRALGAVAQEGIMGAITGRAIYEGTLDFAEAEKLAESFG; encoded by the coding sequence ATGTTGCTGATACCTGCAATTGATTTGAAAGAAGGGAAATGTGTACGCTTGCGTCAAGGCCGTATGGAGGATGATACGGTGTTTTCTGATGATCCGGTAGCTGTTGCCGGGCGTTGGGTAGATGCAGGTGCCAAGCGCTTACACTTAGTGGATTTGGATGGTGCTTTTGCGGGTAAACCTAAAAATGCTGATGTCATTAATGCCATTGTTAAAGCGTATCCGCATATTCCAGTGCAAATTGGTGGCGGTATCCGTGATGAAGAGACCATAGAGGCCTATTTGGAAGCGGGTGTAGAATATGTCATTATTGGTACCAAAGCCGTCAGCGAACCGCATTTTGTAAGGGATGTGGCTATCGAATTCCCTGGCCATATTATTATTGGTCTGGATGCACGAGATGGCAAAGTTGCTATAGATGGCTGGTCAAAATTATCCCGGCACGATGTTATAGATTTGGCTAAAAAATTTGAAGCCAATGGCGTATCCGCTATCATCTATACGGATATATCCCGTGATGGCATGATGCAAGGCGTTAACGTGGAAGCCACTGCAAAATTAGCGCAGGCCGTTAAAATCCCCATTATTGCTTCTGGCGGTATTACTAATATGGACGATATCCGTGCTTTAGGTGCCGTTGCGCAAGAAGGTATTATGGGAGCCATTACCGGTAGAGCCATATACGAAGGTACTCTGGATTTTGCCGAAGCAGAAAAGCTGGCAGAATCGTTTGGATAA
- the hisH gene encoding imidazole glycerol phosphate synthase subunit HisH, with amino-acid sequence MSSVVVIDYGMGNLHSIAKALQHADANVTVQVSAEAKTILAADRVVFPGVGAIRDCMQALHDTGLAEIIVQVAKTKPMLGICLGMQALLTDSEEGGKTQGLNLFSGHVRRFANKLTDAEGNRLKIPHMGWNQVNQHAHPLWENIPQSSRFYFVHSYYAVPDNSEDTIATSDYPQAFTCALAKENLFAVQFHPEKSQTVGMQLLNNFLHWNGTV; translated from the coding sequence ATGTCATCAGTTGTCGTTATCGATTACGGAATGGGTAATTTACATTCCATTGCCAAAGCCCTGCAGCATGCAGATGCTAATGTCACTGTGCAAGTGAGTGCCGAAGCAAAAACTATATTAGCTGCTGATCGCGTGGTATTTCCCGGTGTGGGGGCCATACGTGATTGTATGCAGGCCCTGCATGATACCGGGCTGGCAGAAATTATTGTTCAGGTGGCTAAAACCAAACCTATGTTAGGTATTTGTCTAGGCATGCAAGCCTTATTGACAGACAGTGAAGAAGGCGGAAAAACTCAGGGATTAAATTTATTTTCTGGTCATGTACGTCGCTTTGCAAACAAGTTAACTGATGCTGAAGGCAATCGATTAAAAATTCCACATATGGGGTGGAATCAGGTTAACCAGCATGCACATCCATTGTGGGAGAATATTCCGCAAAGTAGCCGCTTTTATTTTGTACATAGTTATTATGCTGTACCAGATAATAGTGAAGACACCATTGCCACTAGCGACTATCCACAAGCTTTTACTTGTGCGTTGGCCAAAGAAAATTTGTTTGCCGTGCAATTCCATCCTGAAAAAAGTCAAACGGTTGGCATGCAATTGTTAAATAACTTTTTACATTGGAATGGAACAGTGTAA
- a CDS encoding DUF3368 domain-containing protein: MILVADSSALIALSACNSLSLLEKLFETVLVPETVYFETTRSNKKEAQALKVFLQDKVRKVDLREYVFLDAYADAGETEAMLLYKQISADKLLIDDQRGRKVAKINQISIIGSLGVLLAAKEKGLVDRLSPLLLQIEQSEIFLSTQLIATVLELAGE; the protein is encoded by the coding sequence ATGATTCTTGTGGCGGACTCTTCCGCTCTTATCGCATTATCGGCTTGTAACAGTTTGAGTTTGTTAGAAAAGTTATTTGAGACTGTTTTGGTGCCTGAAACGGTTTACTTTGAAACCACTCGGTCGAATAAAAAAGAAGCTCAGGCTCTAAAAGTTTTTCTACAAGATAAAGTTCGTAAAGTTGACTTGCGTGAGTATGTGTTTTTGGATGCATATGCTGATGCGGGTGAAACCGAAGCGATGTTATTGTATAAACAAATCTCAGCCGATAAATTATTAATCGATGATCAACGTGGTCGTAAAGTTGCCAAGATAAATCAGATCAGCATTATTGGTTCGCTGGGAGTTCTGTTGGCTGCAAAAGAAAAAGGTTTGGTTGATAGACTTTCTCCTTTACTGTTACAAATTGAACAATCAGAAATATTTTTAAGCACTCAATTAATTGCTACTGTTTTAGAATTAGCCGGGGAATGA
- a CDS encoding phosphate-starvation-inducible PsiE family protein has product MDKPPIRPSVTPSASSKGSTRNMRDLESHDEKLPVVPEDGLLKILHFVIHFAVRILAILMTFVILWGVIDVINVIYHRAIAQPFLLLRVADILAVFGSIMTVLIAVEIFINITLYIKRDVLPIKMVIATALMAISRKVIMLDLKDVEPPYIIAISTVIVALGLTYWLISYKPVPIKQSEER; this is encoded by the coding sequence ATGGATAAACCACCCATTAGACCTTCAGTAACGCCTAGTGCAAGCAGCAAAGGGAGTACTCGAAATATGCGAGATTTAGAGTCCCATGATGAGAAATTACCCGTGGTTCCAGAAGATGGTTTACTGAAAATATTGCATTTTGTTATACATTTTGCGGTACGTATTCTTGCTATATTGATGACTTTTGTCATTTTATGGGGTGTAATTGATGTCATTAATGTCATCTATCATCGGGCTATTGCACAACCCTTTTTGCTGTTAAGAGTTGCCGATATACTGGCCGTGTTTGGCTCTATCATGACAGTACTGATTGCGGTAGAAATTTTTATTAATATCACTCTCTATATCAAACGTGATGTATTACCGATTAAAATGGTCATAGCTACCGCCTTGATGGCGATATCCCGAAAAGTGATTATGCTGGATTTAAAAGATGTTGAACCCCCTTATATTATAGCGATTTCAACCGTTATCGTTGCTTTGGGTTTGACCTATTGGCTAATTTCATATAAACCTGTTCCAATTAAACAATCAGAAGAGCGCTAA
- the hisF gene encoding imidazole glycerol phosphate synthase subunit HisF, giving the protein MSLAKRIIPCLDVDNGRVVKGVKFVDIRDAGDPVEIARRYDREGADEITFLDITATHDNRETIVHVVEQVASEVFIPLTVGGGIRNLDDIRRMLNAGADKVGINSAAVFNPEFVKQAAEKFGSQCIVVAIDAKKVSGADEENRWEIFTHGGRKATGIDAVAWAEKMQAYGAGEILLTSMDRDGTKSGFDLALTRAISDALSIPVIASGGVGTLDHLADGIITGKADAVLAASIFHFAEYSIEQAKLHMQSKGIEVRL; this is encoded by the coding sequence ATGAGTCTGGCTAAACGTATTATACCTTGTCTGGATGTCGATAACGGTCGTGTCGTTAAAGGTGTTAAATTTGTCGATATTCGCGATGCTGGCGATCCGGTCGAAATTGCCCGCCGCTATGATCGGGAAGGTGCCGACGAAATTACCTTTCTGGATATAACCGCCACCCACGATAACCGCGAAACCATTGTGCATGTGGTTGAGCAAGTAGCCAGCGAAGTGTTTATTCCGTTGACTGTTGGCGGGGGTATTCGTAATTTGGACGATATTAGGCGCATGCTGAATGCCGGTGCCGATAAGGTAGGTATTAATAGCGCCGCAGTTTTTAATCCAGAGTTTGTTAAACAAGCCGCTGAAAAATTTGGTTCGCAATGTATTGTCGTAGCAATTGATGCTAAAAAAGTGAGTGGGGCGGATGAAGAAAACCGTTGGGAAATCTTTACCCATGGCGGACGCAAAGCCACGGGCATTGATGCGGTAGCCTGGGCTGAAAAAATGCAAGCCTATGGTGCGGGCGAAATATTGTTAACCAGCATGGATAGAGACGGTACCAAATCCGGTTTTGATTTGGCGTTAACCCGTGCAATTAGCGATGCACTGAGTATTCCGGTTATTGCCTCTGGTGGTGTCGGCACTTTAGACCATTTGGCCGATGGCATCATTACAGGTAAAGCCGATGCGGTACTGGCCGCCAGTATTTTTCACTTTGCAGAATACAGTATAGAGCAAGCTAAACTGCATATGCAGAGTAAAGGCATAGAGGTACGTTTGTGA
- a CDS encoding IS110 family transposase — protein sequence MIKNNVIGLDLAKNIFHLVSFNAELKQIKKKVKRADLLSYIANLPVSIIGMEACGGSHYWAREIKKLGHEVVLLNARYVKGFVVGNKNDYNDAEAIWTATHQPKRRTVSLKTLEQQDIQMLHRLRQSTVDERTAVANRIRGFLGEWGIVLPIGINQLRTHLTEIIEDAENGLSVISRNLFAKQLEKLKELDKTIKEYDKQIDQLCIQSELCQRFVEVPGIGAITATMAASDIGDGKGYTKSKNYAASLGIVPKQHTSGDKVVLLGISKRGNGYLRTLLIHGARSVLKNCQGKTDSLSRWLQALIERRGFNKAAVALANKNARILWVMATQNKRYEVRSADVVMS from the coding sequence ATGATCAAGAATAACGTAATTGGTTTAGATTTAGCAAAAAACATTTTTCATCTGGTGAGTTTTAATGCTGAACTGAAACAGATTAAAAAGAAAGTAAAGCGAGCGGATTTATTGTCGTACATAGCGAACTTGCCAGTCAGTATCATTGGTATGGAAGCCTGTGGAGGCTCGCATTATTGGGCGCGAGAAATCAAGAAACTGGGGCATGAAGTGGTATTGCTGAATGCCCGTTATGTGAAAGGGTTTGTGGTGGGCAATAAAAATGATTATAACGATGCAGAGGCTATTTGGACGGCAACACACCAACCGAAAAGACGAACAGTTTCGCTTAAGACGCTTGAGCAGCAAGATATTCAAATGCTGCATCGATTGCGTCAAAGTACAGTGGATGAACGGACGGCGGTGGCGAATCGAATTCGGGGTTTTTTAGGTGAGTGGGGAATTGTGCTGCCTATAGGCATCAATCAGCTCAGAACGCACCTCACTGAAATTATTGAAGATGCTGAGAATGGTTTAAGCGTGATCAGTCGAAATCTGTTTGCCAAACAGCTTGAAAAACTCAAGGAATTGGATAAAACGATCAAAGAGTATGATAAGCAGATTGATCAACTCTGTATTCAGAGCGAATTATGTCAACGATTTGTAGAGGTTCCAGGTATAGGAGCCATTACGGCTACTATGGCTGCATCGGATATAGGGGACGGTAAAGGCTATACCAAAAGCAAAAATTATGCAGCCAGTTTAGGCATTGTACCCAAACAGCACACGAGTGGTGACAAGGTGGTGTTGTTGGGTATCAGTAAACGAGGTAATGGCTATCTGCGAACTTTACTGATTCACGGCGCCCGATCAGTCTTGAAAAACTGCCAAGGTAAAACAGACTCGCTAAGTCGATGGTTGCAGGCGCTAATTGAACGACGTGGTTTTAACAAAGCGGCCGTCGCACTGGCCAATAAAAATGCCCGAATTTTGTGGGTAATGGCTACACAAAATAAGAGGTATGAGGTTAGGTCCGCCGATGTAGTCATGTCGTAG
- the hisI gene encoding phosphoribosyl-AMP cyclohydrolase — MSEAWLDEVNWTEDGLLPVIAQQHDTGRVVMFAWMNREALALSVNEGFAVYWSRSRQRLWRKGEESGHRQKIIDMQIDCDADVLLLKIVQEGGIACHTGRESCFYRSLQQGTWQTIEPVLKDPKTIYK, encoded by the coding sequence GTGAGCGAGGCGTGGCTGGACGAGGTTAACTGGACCGAAGACGGCCTGTTGCCAGTTATTGCCCAACAGCACGACACGGGGCGGGTAGTGATGTTTGCCTGGATGAACCGCGAAGCGCTTGCGCTTAGTGTCAACGAAGGTTTTGCGGTATACTGGTCACGATCTAGGCAACGCCTATGGCGTAAAGGCGAAGAGTCCGGCCACAGACAAAAAATTATCGATATGCAAATCGATTGCGATGCAGATGTACTTTTGCTTAAAATAGTACAAGAAGGTGGCATAGCCTGTCATACTGGTCGCGAAAGCTGTTTCTATCGTAGTTTACAGCAGGGTACCTGGCAGACTATTGAGCCAGTACTAAAAGACCCCAAAACCATCTACAAATAA
- the hisB gene encoding imidazoleglycerol-phosphate dehydratase HisB, producing MNPRIAQVERNTLETRIKIEINLDGNGAASFATGLPFLDHMLDQVARHGLIDINIVSVGDLHIDAHHSVEDIGITLGQAFSLALGNKKGIYRYGHAYVPLDESLSRVVVDFSGRPSLFYQVEYPRALIGNFDVDLLREFFQGFVNHAGVTLHIDNLKAGNAHHIAETVFKAFGRAIRMAISHDQRMAEIIPSTKGSL from the coding sequence ATGAATCCACGCATTGCTCAGGTAGAGCGTAATACGCTCGAAACCCGTATAAAAATTGAAATTAATCTGGATGGAAACGGTGCCGCATCGTTTGCCACTGGCTTACCGTTTCTTGATCACATGTTGGATCAGGTTGCTCGACATGGTTTGATCGATATAAATATCGTTTCTGTGGGTGATTTGCATATTGATGCCCATCATAGTGTTGAGGATATAGGCATTACCTTGGGGCAGGCTTTTAGTCTGGCCTTAGGGAATAAAAAAGGCATTTATCGGTATGGGCATGCTTATGTGCCATTAGATGAATCGTTATCCAGAGTGGTGGTAGACTTTTCAGGGCGTCCCAGCCTGTTTTATCAGGTGGAGTATCCGCGTGCCTTGATAGGCAATTTTGATGTTGATCTGCTGCGTGAGTTTTTTCAGGGTTTTGTTAATCATGCTGGGGTCACTTTGCATATCGATAACCTAAAAGCGGGTAATGCTCATCATATTGCCGAAACAGTTTTTAAAGCCTTTGGCCGTGCAATACGTATGGCGATAAGCCATGATCAGCGTATGGCCGAAATTATACCGTCTACTAAAGGCAGTCTATAA
- a CDS encoding DUF423 domain-containing protein, whose amino-acid sequence MRLPFLFLAATSAFIGVAMGAFGAHAMKNMLSDHAMDVYKTAVSYQMWHALALGLIAVLPKQRILDWVGILFVVGILLFSGSLYLLVIFNIHWIGFVTPFGGVAFLAAWGLLAYASLQKNQE is encoded by the coding sequence ATGCGCTTACCTTTTTTATTTTTAGCCGCAACTAGCGCCTTTATCGGAGTGGCAATGGGTGCCTTTGGCGCGCACGCAATGAAAAATATGCTTTCCGATCATGCAATGGATGTTTATAAAACAGCGGTTAGCTATCAAATGTGGCATGCCTTGGCGCTGGGTCTAATAGCTGTGCTGCCTAAACAGCGTATATTAGATTGGGTAGGCATTTTATTTGTAGTTGGTATCCTGCTTTTTTCAGGTAGTCTATATTTACTGGTAATATTCAATATACATTGGATTGGATTTGTCACGCCGTTTGGTGGCGTGGCGTTTTTGGCTGCCTGGGGCTTATTAGCTTATGCGTCATTACAAAAAAATCAGGAGTAA
- the pepN gene encoding aminopeptidase N: MSVVSPQTVFLKDYTPPEYLIEAVELEFQLDDQNTRVRSRLNLLRNPESTDSDISLSLMGEELKLLSIDLDGVALKETDYHIDAESLTILQVPQDRPFVVTIENSINPKANTALEGLYLSSSMLCTQCEAQGFRKITWFLDRPDVMSRFKTTLIADKLKYPVLLSNGNHLESGNLANNRHWVSWEDPFAKPCYLFALVAGRLDCVTDTFVTMSGRKITLQIYVEQHNIDKCAHAMQSLKNAMSWDETAYGREYDLDLYMIVAVDHFNMGAMENKGLNVFNTKFVLARPDTATDSDYEHIEGVIGHEYFHNWTGNRITCRDWFQLSLKEGFTVFRDQQFSGDRSSPAVKRIADVNALRTRQFAEDAGPLAHPVRPEAYIEINNFYTLTVYEKGAEVVRMLHTLLGAEGFRKGCDLYFTRHDGQAVTCEDFVNAMEAANAVDLKQFRLWYSQAGTPVLTVNQEYQPETRQLHIKIQQSCPPTPNQAVKVPLHIPVKLGLLAVDGSAENIDYKGQSQSEIILHVTEAEQTFSFDNLDQAPAVSILRGFSAPVTLKMQRSCEELAFLLKHDSDSFNRWEAGQQLAVQLIFGLIDDVQNKRPLQMNAVILKAWQNILTNAMDDLSYQAVLLTLPEESYLAGQMQVIDVDAIHQAREFVRKSLADQLNSEFQRLYVLHHRDDAGHFDAKAVGRRRLKNTCLNYLITQESDPVYQLAEQQFYSSGTMTDQIAALAAIVNSKHPGKARSLDSFYHQWRKEALVIDKWFSLQATSCMPNAFETVQNLLRHPAFDMKTPNRVRSLVGAFSQANPVHFHAKNGEGYAFLTDQVLTLNALNPQIASRMVTGFAQWRRFDEERQFLIKQQLQRIVNTEHLSKDVYEIASKSLA, translated from the coding sequence ATGTCTGTTGTCAGTCCGCAAACTGTTTTCTTGAAAGACTACACACCACCAGAGTATTTAATAGAAGCTGTAGAACTAGAGTTTCAGCTTGACGATCAAAATACTCGAGTACGTTCACGTTTAAATTTGCTGCGTAATCCAGAAAGCACGGATAGCGATATTTCGCTGAGCTTGATGGGCGAAGAGCTGAAGCTGCTTTCCATTGATTTAGATGGCGTAGCACTTAAGGAAACAGACTATCATATTGATGCAGAATCATTAACCATATTGCAGGTCCCTCAGGATCGTCCCTTTGTAGTGACCATAGAAAATAGTATAAATCCTAAAGCCAACACGGCACTTGAAGGTTTGTACTTGTCTAGCAGTATGCTTTGTACACAGTGTGAGGCGCAGGGCTTTAGAAAAATCACCTGGTTTTTGGATAGACCCGATGTAATGAGTCGCTTTAAAACCACATTGATTGCTGATAAGCTTAAATATCCAGTGCTATTGTCTAATGGTAACCATCTTGAGAGCGGAAACTTAGCCAATAATCGTCATTGGGTTAGTTGGGAAGATCCGTTCGCAAAACCGTGTTATTTGTTTGCTCTGGTTGCCGGACGTCTGGATTGTGTTACGGATACGTTTGTGACCATGAGTGGTCGGAAAATTACCCTGCAAATTTATGTCGAACAGCACAATATCGACAAATGTGCGCATGCCATGCAATCGTTAAAAAACGCCATGAGCTGGGATGAAACAGCCTATGGACGCGAATATGATCTGGATTTGTACATGATCGTTGCTGTCGATCATTTCAATATGGGAGCAATGGAAAACAAGGGTTTAAATGTTTTTAATACCAAGTTTGTACTAGCGAGGCCAGATACAGCTACCGATAGTGATTATGAACATATTGAAGGTGTCATCGGGCACGAATATTTTCATAACTGGACTGGCAACCGTATTACCTGTCGAGACTGGTTTCAGTTGAGCTTGAAAGAAGGTTTTACGGTGTTCCGCGATCAACAGTTTAGTGGTGATCGTAGCTCACCAGCCGTAAAACGCATAGCCGATGTCAATGCCTTGCGCACACGGCAATTTGCCGAAGATGCCGGCCCTCTTGCTCATCCCGTGCGTCCTGAAGCCTATATTGAAATTAATAATTTCTATACCTTAACCGTTTATGAGAAAGGCGCTGAAGTTGTCAGAATGCTGCATACCTTGTTAGGTGCAGAGGGCTTTCGCAAAGGCTGCGATCTGTATTTTACGCGCCATGATGGACAGGCCGTAACCTGTGAAGATTTTGTAAATGCCATGGAAGCGGCCAACGCAGTGGATTTAAAACAATTTAGGCTTTGGTATTCTCAAGCTGGCACCCCTGTATTGACAGTTAACCAAGAATATCAGCCTGAAACTCGGCAATTACATATAAAAATTCAACAAAGTTGCCCACCCACACCTAATCAGGCAGTTAAGGTTCCTTTACATATTCCTGTAAAACTAGGGTTGCTGGCTGTTGATGGATCGGCAGAAAACATTGATTATAAAGGTCAATCGCAGTCAGAAATTATTTTGCATGTTACCGAAGCCGAGCAAACATTTAGCTTTGATAATCTGGATCAAGCACCTGCTGTATCAATTCTTAGAGGGTTCTCAGCACCCGTAACATTAAAAATGCAACGCAGTTGCGAGGAACTGGCATTTTTGCTTAAGCATGACAGCGATAGTTTTAATCGTTGGGAAGCCGGTCAACAACTAGCAGTACAACTAATTTTTGGTTTGATAGACGACGTACAAAATAAACGTCCTCTGCAGATGAATGCGGTTATTCTAAAAGCTTGGCAGAATATTTTGACCAATGCCATGGACGATTTATCCTATCAGGCGGTATTACTAACCTTACCCGAAGAAAGTTATCTGGCGGGTCAAATGCAGGTAATTGATGTTGATGCAATTCATCAGGCACGTGAATTTGTCAGAAAATCGTTAGCAGATCAGTTAAATAGCGAGTTCCAGCGGTTGTATGTACTGCACCATCGTGATGATGCCGGTCATTTTGATGCTAAAGCGGTGGGAAGACGCCGTCTGAAAAATACCTGTCTTAACTACCTGATTACTCAAGAGTCTGATCCTGTTTATCAGTTGGCCGAGCAGCAATTCTATAGCTCTGGCACTATGACTGATCAAATTGCTGCCTTAGCAGCCATTGTGAATAGTAAGCATCCTGGTAAAGCGCGCAGTTTGGACAGTTTTTATCATCAATGGCGCAAAGAAGCGTTAGTGATAGATAAATGGTTTAGCCTGCAAGCCACTAGTTGCATGCCCAATGCTTTTGAAACTGTACAGAATTTGTTGCGTCATCCAGCCTTTGATATGAAAACACCTAATCGGGTACGCTCATTGGTGGGTGCTTTCAGTCAAGCTAATCCGGTACATTTTCACGCTAAAAATGGGGAAGGCTATGCGTTCCTAACCGATCAGGTTTTAACGCTGAATGCACTCAATCCGCAAATTGCATCGCGCATGGTAACCGGGTTTGCGCAATGGCGACGCTTTGATGAAGAGCGGCAATTCTTGATTAAACAGCAATTACAGCGTATTGTTAACACTGAGCATCTTTCCAAGGATGTCTACGAAATTGCCAGCAAGAGTTTGGCGTAG